The Dermacentor variabilis isolate Ectoservices unplaced genomic scaffold, ASM5094787v1 scaffold_13, whole genome shotgun sequence region tacacactgattatgcatgattttgcaAGCCTTGTCGCCATTAtcccttggctattggtcaaaacctttcgagctgcacccacttcacctgcctgtcacgcgacggcagaaaaccgcaaaaactcaccacgtcaacgTGACgtttacgcgttaaagatgcattaatatgccggacaaaactgaattttcttctgaatagccgcaggctgccccgttccgaaaggaataaaagatggctgctgccgatcgctcaggcactggctactcacacctgctggagagcatcggtttatttgcgcgtaataaactttttgcgtggccgtgtaacgttttcgagcactttcggcacgtttacgacctcgttctgccaactcttctttgctcatGATCCATTTTAGTGGCATTCTtatgcttccgttgcatgccgccgcgattctcgacgagccaccgtaagctaagtaagggaaagcggaccaatcacagacggtggcaccaccctcttcatccggttatcgattttcagtgcagtggttcggcCCCATCAAATACTTCTCCACctaagcgtgctcctcgcctcttgcgagccaattaaataagacaagccgctcagtgtaggcaatgttattcgtttttgaagcaaacaaaagtgacttcctatgaacggggagagcgtttgattgggctgtttagacaatcctgcgggtgaccgcctgatgcttgcatcggcggttacgcaaatttgacgtcaggagattggaataaaacatattggaatagttttacgttagacGGCCTCTATTTTTCGGGACACTCGTCAGCTGTATGGTAGAACATGCGCTATCCGTGTGATAGACTAGACAGAATAAATGCCGTAGCTCGAGTCCTCCCTTCGTTTCGTTATCGTATTATTACCGGAATGCAAGCGTGAGAGGCATGAAATTGAACGTGTCATTCCTATCCTTAGCTTCCCGCAGATTAGTATGTTGCTTAAGCTTATTTCATGAATTGTTACACTATCCCACAAAACGCGGATTCCTCATGCATCGAACGCTTTACCTCACCCAACGAATCGATCATACCATGAAAAGCCACCGTTCACATGGAATGCTGAAATTTTTCTTCGGTATTTTGTGCCTCGGACTTGACGTGAAATACACGACGTTTTCACAGAAGTTGCTTCTATACTAAAGGTCAAGTGCGCCCTCGAGACGCTTTGAGAAATATTGCATACTGTCAGGTGCATGAACGTTACCGTCTTTTATGCTACTCGCATTTTGGAGCTCCTAGGTCGTTGAACCTAACGTTGTGACCAGGCCGACACTAGGCACTTACTTCCTGTTACCGTATTTTGCTTCGTATACCTGGAATTTCGAGATGCGCTATACCGAAAAACACAATAGAATCAATACTACCTGTGGCTTGTCATGCACTTCTTTATGATTAACCCAATTCCCTCTGTAAAACTATTACGTGCTgactgtataataaataaataaataaataaataaataaataaataaataaataaataaataagattttGAAGGATTTTATATATAGGACGTATTTAAAGTGCTGCGCGCACTTTTAGCAAAACGACAACGTAACGCGAATATGCGCGTGGCGGCGTTATAACAAGCTTCCTGAAAGTAGACGCCAAGAGTGTGGCAATTTCGCTCCTCGTTATTTCGCAGGAACAGGATACTCTACACGCGTGGAAGAACTTATAAAATTTGAGGGCGATGGACTTGGCTTCAAGCATTGCATTCAGGTTGATCGTATGACTCTTCAAGTTAACAAGTTAATTAGTTTAGATTTTATAACCAGTTTCCCCATTCCGACCGCGAGTCATTAAGACGTCTGAAGGTCCGGTAAAAGAAAAACCTTATAAGCATGAGAACTTGCATATTTTAGGAGAATTTCGTACCGTATTCTCTGAAACGCTGTATCAGATACAACCGCGCTTGAGCTGCGCACCAAGCTGTAACTGCGCTATATATTACTGCTTATCCACCGTGTATGCCTTGAAGGCAATCTCCCGGAAGATGCTTGGATTTGAAGACGTATGAAAATTTTAGGTACAAAAAGAGTAGAAACTTGATACCTGCACTCTGCGACCTCTGTGACAAATGGCTCTGTCGTCCGCATCCATGGTTATTACAGCCGCGGATCCAAATCGTGAAGTAGTCTTGCGGTATTTGGTGGGTCAGCCGTAGGTATCCACTTGACAACGCAGCGGTCCGCCCATTGTTAATAGTGATATCGCAGTCAGCCGAATCACTGCATGTGGTCCATTCTTCTCCCTCCGATTCCCTGTactaaagaaagaacagaaaacatgcttgcaTTGTTAACATGCGTACCGCATCATGGGGTTCACCAACTGCCACACTGCTTATTCTTTAGGTACGGCGCTATGGGTACATTACAATGGCAAAGACTCCAGTGAAAGCAGACTATAATAGCGTTTCTTGAAAACGAAAAGAAGAGATTTTAAGAATTATCTGTGGTATATTGTCTGATAAGCGCCTCCAATTGGGGAGAGGACCACACGAAACACGATAAAATATCACACGTTGCAGTCACTGAATAAATACAGCATTTTTTATTCCAAAGCTGCCTCTATGCCTAAGTGGGAAGGGGAGGAGATCGACACCGTTACAATGACCAATTAAATTATTTTGATTTTATCTGAAAATTGAAGCCGCGCGATGGAGCGAGCATACGAGAAACAGGAAAAATATCCCAACAGAACTAGAGATGAATCCATTCCATTCAGCTGCCGATCCCGAGGACGTCAACCAGTGTTCGTTTAAAGAAAGCGGATGGTGCCCCTTTCATGGGTGACAGCGTGGAACGCCTCGAGACCACCAGGCGTATCCACACGTGATCGAATTCAGTCCTCGAGGTCAGTCGCTAAGAGAGGTGCTTTGCATACCTATCCCCCACAAGGCGCGAGTTTCCAGTCAGAGCTCGTTCTTGTGTTTGCTTTGTCCATTTGTGTTCAAGGTCGCACTGGTTTTCACAAATAAGTGTAATAACTTCTTGGAGACAAACTAGTTAAATAAGTTAGCTGCCAGTTTTCATTACGCCCGCCAAGTTTATTGGAGTGTTGAATGTTACTTACGCACGGGACCGTACCGTGTTCTTCGACAAGTGACTAACGTCACGTACGAGATTGTGTCCGCCAGCCCCACTACATTTTCTGTTCCGTTGTCCAGCGACGTTGTCTACGTTTCGAGATTCTCAAGCTTTACCGACCGTCATCTGCTGTGCGCTTTTAGTGGccggcgcttctgccgccggcgttcAAGCTGCTCGAAGACGATGATGTTGACCCTCGGATTTAGTGGGACGTAAGCGGCCCCTGGCCGAGGACGACGATGCGCCTCGCCGGCTGGCTTCCATGTTGGCCAGTACTTGCAACCCCTTGTAACTACACCTTGCAAATAGTTTACCTATACTGAGCTTCCACGTAATAATATATTGAATGGGAGGTATGAGGTTTATCCTTTGAGTCTGTAAGGGTTTAATAAACTATAATTGGCTGTGATATTCAGATACCGCCAAAGTGGAGGATAAAGGCAAGAAATACTTCGTATAAAAGAAACACCGGTGGTCAGTTTTCGCGCAGCTTCACATTCTTACGGAATTCCTGGCCACATACGTCGCATCCGAACCGTAAACTTGAGGAGGAGGGGGGGCAGGGAGCAAAAGCTCGTTTCCTCCGCTATGCCATACCGTGATGTCCGACACAGGTCCGCAAGATGACGTCGCGACGCGGCGGACCATTCGTGTGCGGCGACGGCGCGAACGAGGCTCCCAGTGGCAGCAGCGCTTTTTTAAAGGAAGCTGGAAAATTGTAGGGGCCATCcgagtcatctcttctgcagctgtACCAGGTACTTTTTGTTGGTTACCTCCACTACAGTGCGCCTGCACTTTCTCGGATTAGTGCAATTGCTGtgcgcacacttgaaagtgcccGGGCTGGCGCACTATCACAatgactaccacgatgtgcgtcaacttggggcactattgcagaggcacacgcgtgcccagctcgagtttatcggCAACATGTGTCATTGcaagtgcatctaaggctactgactcgacacaggaatcatccactgaAGAACGTCGCAAGAATACGGCCGGTCGCCGCCTACTGAGAAGCcatgttgtcgcagcaagacttattgctgTCGGATTTCGAAGCGCATGACACACcagaagttccactctggacgatggcgaAGCCAAagtgagactctcaatccctggaataacgaagaagtcgaaaataccgcttgctgggctcaagcatttaGCGTTATCCTACAttacttacatgtatggatatatCGAACATGTTTTTGTAGATGATTCTGTGATACAGACCTCATCTGCGGCAGCTTACATGATACCTGTAATGGGGATCGCACAATGGTTCAAAATAAGACGCAgaacgtcgtctacagcagctgagttgaccggagttcgagaagcaattACCTGCATACTACAACAAAGCCTCGAGaaatggacagtgttctgtgactcaaaacgaGCACTGCAATTCATCGGCAATTATATGAatcacagaaccgcatatagtcctctggtttatgatatcatgtatctgcttgctgaggcgtctcaatcCGGGCAttccatcgtgctgcagtggattcctatccattgtggaatagctggaaacgaacaggctgatgCGGTGGCATCAGCCTGTTCGTCGCGCTTGTAAGCATACGCTTGTAAGCAAGTCACGCTTGTGAGCATAACAGATTCCCTACACTTGCTCAAGAGTTGAATAAACGTTAACAACCGATCACCAGTCAGTTCTCCCAGGAACACGTCTCCTCGGTCCAGTAGCAACGTGGCTTTGCGTCGCTTCTGTTACTCACTCCACGAGTAATATTTGGTAAGCTTCGCCTTGAACAGTGGAACGCGACAGTGTTCCCGTCGACCTGCCAAGGGGTGTAATACAATGGGCTACCGCcagctacggcgcagcgatcacttacgaggcgccccgcatcggacgtggTGAGCGCCCAGcagcgcagcgttcggcgcggcaacgaaacgtgcgcctgagcaagcggaacgaaccaaagaactcggcgtctcggagggagaaacgatgcacgccagctaaacgtcgtgatcggcacaggtagagagatagacagatagtgatctaaagaaagtaaggacgcttgattctgcaacccgtgaggcagcaaggcgaagcgtcgtcaggggagagggagtccgggccgcgacgcgcctcgcaccggcccccgcacagccccaatgcgcgcgtggcgcacctcctgtcggggcagcgccgtacattgagaggagggggtcttctgtgtttgccgcaagatggctctgcgtgtgcggaaagcgcagaagaaatgtagcggaaacgcacttcgctactcgtgtaactgcgacttctgtaagttacatgttcataattaccgatatacactgcagtatacctttctacggctcgtttccaaggcaacaccgcattcactagaggcgcttttgtaccgctttgaagtatCGAACTCGTGGCGTATCGAAGAGGCTTGTTCGAACGGCCACGTTTGCGATGAGCTccgctggaaacagcgcatcggCCCTTGGCCGAGGATCACACCCACCGTCATCTACCGATTCCGGTAATTATAAAGTCGTTCTTCCTCGTCTACCGACTGGCAACACCGTCCTCAAttcagttttcctgcatgctgacctggCAGGGCGGCCGTATCGAGCCCCGGACTTTCGCGATGCTCTCCTGTCAGTGCTAAATGCAACTGACATACTCGGCGCTGGACAATACCAGATGAGCCATTTGTGGTTGGTGACATGCGTTAATAGCATCGCGAAACAGAAACTTGTCGACAAAGGCgagttgttggtgaagggcctcaagtgccttgtcattgaccctgaatgcaagaatatcaagatgaagcttctttggcttcccCCACACCTCGAACAGAGACGGATTGTTGAAGCGCTAGAGCCATATGGCACAGTGCAGTCCATCACGAGAGAAATGTGGCGGTGTGACGGCATGGAGGGCTGGCAAATGACTAACCGAGACGTGGCGTTCACATTGAAAGATGGCGTTTCTGCCAGTAATCTGCCACATCTGTTGAGCATATATGGCCACCAGTGCCTTATCTTGGTACCTGGCCGACCACCACTTTGCCTCCGGTGCAACAGAGTTGGGCATATCCGGCGACAATGTCGAACACCACGCTGCAGTAACTGTCACCGCTACGGTCACCCTGCAGATGCATGCGTCGGAACCTACGCTGACAAGCTTCGTGGAAATAGACCAGCTGAGGATGATACCATCACCGACGTGACCGAAGTTGTGGATGCAACTGGAGAAACACTCCCTGAGACTCATCGACAAGAACAGATTAAGCCGTCATCGGCTGACATTAGCCTCAGCCAGAAGCCTGCGAGCGAGGATGAGACGAAGGCGCCTGACGACGAACCATCTGTGTCATGGGCAGAATCgccaccagttcaagatcgcccACCGTCAGTGGAATCTGGATCGATGTGCGAGGCCGCTAAGAAGCGTCCAGCGCCATCTGACAATTCATCGCCCTCGAGAAAAGAGGCTCGCGTTCCCAAGGTGTCAAAGTTGACAAAACCGCTCCAGGGAACGCCTACTCCTGCAGATGTCCCTTGTGTTAACGTGCACCATAAGGCCCTTTGTGAATCACCTCATCAAGAAGGGAGTGGTGCACCTCTGGAGCAGTGTTTAGACGCTGCACCTACATAGGTAATCATGGCGGGCGCTCTTCCCTTCCATTTTGGCACTTTAAATGTCCGTGGCTTACGAAGTAagcgacggcaagtacagcttcttcattTGTTACGCAATAGAAAATTGGACATtgctgctatccaagaaacaaagattgaatccgATGAAAACACAGAAGCAGCTCTATCTCCATTCCTATCTGACTATAATGTTTGTGTCAGCCATGCAGTCGGCGTTTCCGCAGGCTGTAtgttatttgttagaaaacatttaccatgtgatttgcttaatttgtttacagatagggaagggcgcctaatctgttgcgatatggatatcagtggtatgagctttagatttgtgtgtgtttatgctccgaacaagttacgtgaacgcgagtgcttcttcttatctctagaacatcatttctgtactgatcgcgcattggtcctctttggagactttaattgtgtatgtaacgcgcaagatcgtgcgtcactgaagctgagacgtgatccaagtagtgatgcattgcaacgcctgatatgtgattataagcttgtggacattggggaaaatgaaaaggcAGGATGTCGATATACGCACTTCCAGGGCACCTCGCATGCAAGGCTTGATCGAATTTACGTTTCACTTAGCGCACTACCTCTTATATATGGTTACACTGTGCACCCTATATTCTTTAGTGACCATTGTCTAGTCTCAGCATCGTTTGGCAGCCGTCGGTATCAAAGTCGGCGTATGTGCTGGGAGCTGTGGAAGTTTAATAACCAATTACTTTCGCGTGagtgtttcttaaatcgtgttactgagcttatagctcatgcatcatgccgcaaggacttgccactatttgctgtgtgggaattattcaaacaggaagttaaaatgatagctatcgaagaatcatcaatattggcctttgaaaaaaagaataattacaaaacattgtataaacttctgagtgaattgcatgagcttgaatttctacatccgggtcaatatattgatgatattcataaggtcaaggcacagttacaaactttgaacgcagaaaaatacagaggtgcactagtgcgtgcgcgagagcagcgtttcctggaagaacagccttgcagtagGGCCCTTGGTGATGAACGCCAACACGCGCTGTCTAAACAAATCCTACATATAGAGTATGGTGGAATCATTGTTAATGACCCTACTCTAATAACTAAAGCGTTT contains the following coding sequences:
- the LOC142566773 gene encoding uncharacterized protein LOC142566773; the protein is MSSAGNSASALGRGSHPPSSTDSGNYKVVLPRLPTGNTVLNSVFLHADLAGRPYRAPDFRDALLSVLNATDILGAGQYQMSHLWLVTCVNSIAKQKLVDKGELLVKGLKCLVIDPECKNIKMKLLWLPPHLEQRRIVEALEPYGTVQSITREMWRCDGMEGWQMTNRDVAFTLKDGVSASNLPHLLSIYGHQCLILVPGRPPLCLRCNRVGHIRRQCRTPRCSNCHRYGHPADACVGTYADKLRGNRPAEDDTITDVTEVVDATGETLPETHRQEQIKPSSADISLSQKPASEDETKAPDDEPSVSWAESPPVQDRPPSVESGSMCEAAKKRPAPSDNSSPSRKEARVPKVSKLTKPLQGTPTPADVPCVNVHHKALCESPHQEGSGAPLEQCLDAAPT